Genomic DNA from Panthera leo isolate Ple1 chromosome E3, P.leo_Ple1_pat1.1, whole genome shotgun sequence:
CGGGCAGGCGTGCTGCCACAGGGAGACCTGCCAGGACAGTGGCCCCAGACCCCGAGGCTGCCGCTGCCACGGCAACACCACAAGTGGcagattttcacattttattgtaaAGCAACAAAAAACTATTTACACTCCCACGTCCCCTCTGAACACCTgaattctgtgttctttcttctcCGGGGCCTCGCCCctacccagcccagcccccaggacCCTGCAGGCGGCCACGCTAGACAATGACCGTCTGCACCTCGAGCTGGCCCTCCGGTGAGGCGATGACCAGCTCGCCCGCGTGCTCTAGGATTTCAATGTCCTCCGACGAAACCATGGTCACGGTGGCCTGCTCGGCGCCATTTGCACCCGCACGGGCCGTGAGCACGGTGCCCTCGCTGATGGCCGAGGCCAGCGTCATGGCCACCTGTTCCGTCAGGCTCTCAGGGGTGGCGATGGTGATGGTGTCGGCGGCAGCCGCCTCTGGGCCCAGCCCCGCCTCCTGGTCCATAGTCACATTCTGCACGATGATCTGGTGCCCGGCGCTGGCCTGGTGCACGATCTGCTGTACCACCTTCATGATGTGGCTGTCCACCTGTGGGGGGCCCACCGCTCAGCTCGCGCAGCGGAGGGGCGGGGACGGGGGCCCACACCACCCTCCTcggccctcccccagcccctcacctctgTCTGGGCGCCCTCGATGATCTCCGCGGCTTCGCTAGCCTCCGCGTCGTCCGCAGCAGCCTGGACACGGGTCAGAGGTCAGCCGACCCCAGGGGAGGCTCCGCCACCgtcccaccccgcccctgccgcaCCCACCTCAATGATGTACTCCTGGGTGTCGGCCACCACGGAAGAGAACTCAACCAGCACGGCGTGCGGGTCCTCAGTGAGGACTGCGGCGGCCGCCGCGGGGCTCTCCTCGGCCACCAGCAGCTCCTCCACCTCCAGCAGGCAGCCgcctggggcgggagggggggggggaggggctcggTCAGCACGCCGggcacccctccccgccctcgCCCCCCCACCGCGCCGGGCCCTGACCTTTGGTGCGCAGGTGCCGGTTGAGGGTGCCGTGCTCGGCGAAGCCCCGGCCACAGCGGTAGCACTTGAagggcttctcgcccgtgtggTGCCGCACGTGCCGCACCAGGGAGCCCTTCTCCCGGAAGCCACGGCTGCAGAACGGGCACACGTGCGGCTTCTCCTCCAGGTGCGTCCGGAAGTGCACCTGCTGGGCGTTCTGCGGACCCGCACCGTCAGTGCCCGCCTGGCCGCGGCCTCCGGGCCGGgccggaggggctgggggaggggctgtgaggtCAAGAGGCAGGGACGGGACAGGGATCTGGCCCAGGAGAGGGGAGCCCTCGGGTCAGGGGTTGGGGCCCGAGCACCCACCTTGGTCTTGTAGCACTTGCCGCACTCAGGACACGGATAGGGCCGCTCATCCGAGTGGACGCGCCGGTGGCCGCGGACGTGGGCGATGGTCTTGTAGAGCTTCCCGCAGTCTCCGCAGCGGAAGCGTCGCTCGTGCACGTGAACCTCCTGGTGCTTCTTGAGCAGGTAGGCCTTGGGGAAGGCCTTGCCACACTGCACGCACGTGAACGGCCTTGGCCCTGGGGCCGCACGGGATGTCAGGCCGGGTCGCCACCCGAGGGCCCCAAACACACATCCTGGCTGGCTGCCGGGTGCCCCCCACTCCTGCCACCCACCTGCGTGGCCCCTTTTGTGGGCCTCCAGGGTGGCCGCCGTCGGGAAGGTCTCACTGCACTGAGGGCACGGGTGGGTCCTGGGCACGGCTGAGGGCCCGCCGGCCACCTGCTGGCGGGCGGGGGGAGGTGTCCCAGCATGCCTCCAGCACCCACTGCGGGCTGGACCCCAGCAGCACCAAGAACAGAGCCGTGGCACCCCCCCACACCGGCAAGCTCCACCATGAGCCCAGGGAAGGCAGTAAATGGGGGAAAATCACTGCGGAAAGCGGCTCAATGTTTCCACCCCAGGGAACACAGCAAGGACGGCTCCCAGGCCAGGGTCGTGACCCTGTACCCAAGGTCTGACCCCCCAAGGAGCTCGCCGGCGGCGCAGCCACCTACTGTCTCCGCTGGCTCCACCTCCAGCAGCGGCAGCTCCGGGGGACCGtctcccaggggctggggactgggCGCCGCGGGAGGGGCTTGCTCCAGGGCCCCCTCTTCTCCAGTGACACGCTCAAGGACAATGCCGGAGTTCTGCATGGCCTGGTGCAGCAGGTTCTCACGGCCACCCTCGCCGGAACAGGGAAGCTCCTCGGAGCCGGGGGGCTGTGGGCAGGCAGACGGAGGGCAGCTGGTCAGGCAGAGACACTCGGTACCCACTTGCACGCACTACACGGAGCAGAGCCAAGGGGCCCCAGGGGCACTGTGCTTACGTCTTGGGGGCCCCACAGCCCGTTCCACCTCACCCCCAGCTCCctgtccctcacccctccctgccctctggcatGCCATTGGTCTCCCGTCTCCCCTGCAACCACACTGAGCACCAGGAAGGCAGGCCAGCTTGGTCCCGTTCCCGC
This window encodes:
- the E4F1 gene encoding transcription factor E4F1 isoform X4; the encoded protein is MEGAMAVRVTAAHTAEARAEAGREAGEGGVAAAAAALAPGGFLGLPAPFSEEDEDDVHRCGRCQAEFTALEDFVQHKLQKVCQRAPQEALPAAPAAAALLGQEVVPAVAGPEEPITVAHIVVETAALTTDISHAPDIVGGGHIKEVIVAAEAEPGDSEMAEAPGSPSRQGPGLPGEGEQAQVKLLVNKDGRYVCALCHKTFKTGSILKAHMVTHSSRKDHECKLCGASFRTKGSLIRHHRRHTDERPYKCAKCGKSFRESGALTRHLKSLTPCTEKIRFSASKDVVVGKEDTPAGSGASTVGTVTSSSVTGEPMETSPVIHLVTDAKGTVIHEVHVQMQELPLGMKALAPEPPGSEELPCSGEGGRENLLHQAMQNSGIVLERVTGEEGALEQAPPAAPSPQPLGDGPPELPLLEVEPAETVAGGPSAVPRTHPCPQCSETFPTAATLEAHKRGHAGPRPFTCVQCGKAFPKAYLLKKHQEVHVHERRFRCGDCGKLYKTIAHVRGHRRVHSDERPYPCPECGKCYKTKNAQQVHFRTHLEEKPHVCPFCSRGFREKGSLVRHVRHHTGEKPFKCYRCGRGFAEHGTLNRHLRTKGGCLLEVEELLVAEESPAAAAAVLTEDPHAVLVEFSSVVADTQEYIIEAAADDAEASEAAEIIEGAQTEVDSHIMKVVQQIVHQASAGHQIIVQNVTMDQEAGLGPEAAAADTITIATPESLTEQVAMTLASAISEGTVLTARAGANGAEQATVTMVSSEDIEILEHAGELVIASPEGQLEVQTVIV
- the E4F1 gene encoding transcription factor E4F1 isoform X2, producing the protein MEGAMAVRVTAAHTAEARAEAGREAGEGGVAAAAAALAPGGFLGLPAPFSEEDEDDVHRCGRCQAEFTALEDFVQHKLQKVCQRAPQEALPAAPAAAALLGQEVVPAVAGPEEPITVAHIVVETAALTTDISHAPDIVGGGHIKEVIVAAEAEPGDSEMAEAPGSPSRQGPGLPGEGEQAQVKLLVNKDGRYVCALCHKTFKTGSILKAHMVTHSSRKDHECKLCGASFRTKGSLIRHHRRHTDERPYKCAKCGKSFRESGALTRHLKSLTPCTEKIRFSASKDVVVGKEDTPAGPRGSGASTVGTVTSSSVTGEPMETSPVIHLVTDAKGTVIHEVHVQMQELPLGMKALAPEPPGSEELPCSGEGGRENLLHQAMQNSGIVLERVTGEEGALEQAPPAAPSPQPLGDGPPELPLLEVEPAETVAGGPSAVPRTHPCPQCSETFPTAATLEAHKRGHAGPRPFTCVQCGKAFPKAYLLKKHQEVHVHERRFRCGDCGKLYKTIAHVRGHRRVHSDERPYPCPECGKCYKTKNAQQVHFRTHLEEKPHVCPFCSRGFREKGSLVRHVRHHTGEKPFKCYRCGRGFAEHGTLNRHLRTKGGCLLEVEELLVAEESPAAAAAVLTEDPHAVLVEFSSVVADTQEYIIEAAADDAEASEAAEIIEGAQTEVDSHIMKVVQQIVHQASAGHQIIVQNVTMDQEAGLGPEAAAADTITIATPESLTEQVAMTLASAISEGTVLTARAGANGAEQATVTMVSSEDIEILEHAGELVIASPEGQLEVQTVIV
- the E4F1 gene encoding transcription factor E4F1 isoform X1: MEGAMAVRVTAAHTAEARAEAGREAGEGGVAAAAAALAPGGFLGLPAPFSEEDEDDVHRCGRCQAEFTALEDFVQHKLQKVCQRAPQEALPAAPAAAALLGQEVVPAVAGPEEPITVAHIVVETAALTTDISHAPDIVGGGHIKEVIVAAEAEPGDSEMAEAPGSPSRQGPGLPGEGEQAQVKLLVNKDGRYVCALCHKTFKTGSILKAHMVTHSSRKDHECKLCGASFRTKGSLIRHHRRHTDERPYKCAKCGKSFRESGALTRHLKSLTPCTEKIRFSASKDVVVGKEDTPAGPRGSGASTVGTVTSSSVTGEPMETSPVIHLVTDAKGTVIHEVHVQMQELPLGMKALAPEPPGSEELPCSGEGGRENLLHQAMQNSGIVLERVTGEEGALEQAPPAAPSPQPLGDGPPELPLLEVEPAETQVAGGPSAVPRTHPCPQCSETFPTAATLEAHKRGHAGPRPFTCVQCGKAFPKAYLLKKHQEVHVHERRFRCGDCGKLYKTIAHVRGHRRVHSDERPYPCPECGKCYKTKNAQQVHFRTHLEEKPHVCPFCSRGFREKGSLVRHVRHHTGEKPFKCYRCGRGFAEHGTLNRHLRTKGGCLLEVEELLVAEESPAAAAAVLTEDPHAVLVEFSSVVADTQEYIIEAAADDAEASEAAEIIEGAQTEVDSHIMKVVQQIVHQASAGHQIIVQNVTMDQEAGLGPEAAAADTITIATPESLTEQVAMTLASAISEGTVLTARAGANGAEQATVTMVSSEDIEILEHAGELVIASPEGQLEVQTVIV
- the E4F1 gene encoding transcription factor E4F1 isoform X3, translated to MEGAMAVRVTAAHTAEARAEAGREAGEGGVAAAAAALAPGGFLGLPAPFSEEDEDDVHRCGRCQAEFTALEDFVQHKLQKVCQRAPQEALPAAPAAAALLGQEVVPAVAGPEEPITVAHIVVETAALTTDISHAPDIVGGGHIKEVIVAAEAEPGDSEMAEAPGSPSRQGPGLPGEGEQAQVKLLVNKDGRYVCALCHKTFKTGSILKAHMVTHSSRKDHECKLCGASFRTKGSLIRHHRRHTDERPYKCAKCGKSFRESGALTRHLKSLTPCTEKIRFSASKDVVVGKEDTPAGSGASTVGTVTSSSVTGEPMETSPVIHLVTDAKGTVIHEVHVQMQELPLGMKALAPEPPGSEELPCSGEGGRENLLHQAMQNSGIVLERVTGEEGALEQAPPAAPSPQPLGDGPPELPLLEVEPAETQVAGGPSAVPRTHPCPQCSETFPTAATLEAHKRGHAGPRPFTCVQCGKAFPKAYLLKKHQEVHVHERRFRCGDCGKLYKTIAHVRGHRRVHSDERPYPCPECGKCYKTKNAQQVHFRTHLEEKPHVCPFCSRGFREKGSLVRHVRHHTGEKPFKCYRCGRGFAEHGTLNRHLRTKGGCLLEVEELLVAEESPAAAAAVLTEDPHAVLVEFSSVVADTQEYIIEAAADDAEASEAAEIIEGAQTEVDSHIMKVVQQIVHQASAGHQIIVQNVTMDQEAGLGPEAAAADTITIATPESLTEQVAMTLASAISEGTVLTARAGANGAEQATVTMVSSEDIEILEHAGELVIASPEGQLEVQTVIV